AACGGGGATGTCAAATGCTTTGCATCTCTGTGTTCATGTCAATTGGGAAAATTCAAACAGCATGTCGTATGATAAATATACGTGTGAAGAAACGTTTATGAAAAAAAGTACTTTTCTACACAGACCTTTGTAGTGATACATTTCACGCTGGAAAGAAATGCCCTGTAGGTgtcagaatatcattaaactcCGAGGCCAATCAAGCCAAAGATCTTTCATAGATCCTAACAAGTCAGTCGAGCCATTGATCCCCGGCGCAGGTAAAACGCCGCGcagctcagccagccagccagccgcttGTCCTTCCGCTGGTTGATAGATAACTGGGTGCCAACCTGGGCTAGGGTTAAGCATCACACCTGTGGTAACCCATATCAGTCGACACCTTATGTGATTCGGTGGCTGGAGTCTAGGGTTGTCCATGCCCAGGACATGGTCTTCATTCACGGGCCAAATGATTTTCCTAAGAGCTCTCAATTCATTTTGCTTTAAAGAGGAGAATATCTTTAATTCTTTGTTCattttgatcatatatatatatatatatatatatatatatatatatatatatatatatatatatatatataaattggagtcAAATTGCAATTATAAATGACCCGATGAATAATCCATGATACATTCATGTTTACGAAGGAACTCCTCACCGAGCATAAGGTCAAAAGATGTTCCCTTAGATGGTTGCACCGCTGACATTTATGATGCACTGTTGTCATATGCACCATCTTTTACCGATGTTTAGTTTCATTTCCTAAGGATGGATCATGAAACCTTTTTGTCTCATGTGTATCTTATATATTCACCCAAATTTGGCTGGGTGAGGTGTGTCGACAAGGTGTACAAAAGGCACCTCTTGTTTCACCTGGAAATAAGATTTTTTCTGATCTTCACGAAACGTTTTCCCTCATCTTAAATATAAAATAGACCTTCTGTTTTAAACGTCGGAATCAGAAGATTTTTTAACTTTGTATTTTGTAGACCTGTTTTTTATACGTCAATCATAAAATCATCACTTTGTGTCTTGCAGATTAGGATGGCCTGATCAACTTGGGAAAACATTGACAAGAAAATTGCTTCAAGTCCCCCTGTCTTACTTAATCTTAGGCAATTATCCGACCTGTTAACGTATGCATCCGTCAGCTTTAGTAGCCAAAATGTCATTACTGTTTTCTGCAGGATCGTACGCAGTACGATGGCACTCTTGTCCCTCACGGAAGTATTTAAAGCACAGGAGTTAACGGGTTGCTCACAGGGGCAACTAAGGATTTCACGAAACTGGTGGTTCGTATCATTTAGATCGACGCTTTGGAGTGTGGCCACTAGAATTCCTCAGGGGACACGTGTGGTCTTGAAATACATCGAAATAGATGTTTTCTTTGAGGAAGAGCTTTTATCTTTTGCATCCTTTGCCTTTTAATCGTTAGTTACGGCCAACTGACGTTCGCCATTGCTTGGATTTTCGCGTCGTAGTTTTTCTATTGTTGGCTTTTAATACCTTGTCATACTGAGGTTCACGGTGTGATGCTTCCACAAAATTGAGAGTTTGCCATATATTCTGTCTTTCCTTGATCATACAGTCTCACGGTTCATATTCTGAGTGAATGACAGTTCGAAACTGGTTTCGTATATCTTGGGGTATCGTAAAGACTGACTCCCTTCGTGCGTCAAGTGAAGAATTGAGTTTGTATGAAATATTGTTTGAAATTTGTCactatgtataaaagaaagttacTGACCTTCTTAGATATGCTAGGGAGTAGTGGCAAGAGACTGGAAAGTATTTCTCTCCAGTCACTTACAATTGTCTCTGTGCACAATTAATTACCGTAGgacctttgacctaactcctTTGCTGCATGGTATAGTTAAGGAAAATTTAAGTTACTGAATGAAGATACTAACCATTACGtgatcaataataacaatgatagagTCGGCAGGTTCTTTGGTTAGGTTCTGGACCGTATGGATCACACTCGTCCGGGcgtattgtggtgtgtggttgtgtcagTCAGAAATGCCTTCCTATGTTAACCATTCTAACTACACCGATGGTACGGTGCAGGTGGACTGTTACGTGTAAGATGTAGGTAGATTTATGTTTGAACTACGGCGGTGGGCTACCCTAACCTTGACTTAAATCGTCTGAAAtaagcaaaaagaaagaaaaaactggtaTTTTTGGATAGTGCTATTTTGCTCCACATTCATTATGTTGAGCCTCGTCGCGCTCTATTGTTCTTGCCTTCCTCTTACCTTTCCTCCTTACCCCCATGTAggtcttgacttccacacacccATTGTATGTCTTGCTCTCCTCACCTCAGTGTATATATTAGGTTCCTCACCCCGTGCATGTCTTGTTTACCTGGAATTAGAACTCGCTGGTTGGTTGGGTTTCTATATTTTGCGGCCAGAGACGTATTTGAAAGTTAACCGAAATGGAGTTGTTTTCAGATATTTGACTGTCTACATcaaatcaattttcttttatctGAAATACTGGGAAATATCGATGGGCCGAATCTGATACGGGCTAGCGAGACCTCTCTTAACAAGTTTATCTTTATGAAGCAGAGGGAATTTGCATGTTAAAAGTCTACACTTGTGCCGAATAAGCAGGCTGGTTCACTGACtgttttataaaggatgtaaggatactatcttcccttccccctcaaagagagagagaaaaaaagaaaaagtaggtCCCAGCTTCCGAGAGATAAGTTCTGAGTCATCCTCGCCTTTCCTATGTTTGGACCTCCCTATCCCCCATGTTTACTCTACTTGGCCGTTAAGTAAgcaagtaaaagaagaaaacccAATGGATTAccacttaatcttttttttttttttatcatatgatGCTATACTACGAAAAAGGTTGAATAAAAAACGGAGTTGctattatattgtatttaagatTTCGTCCAGAAAAGTTATAAATGAAGATTTAGGTTACGTGTATGCCCAGCCTTCTCTTGCTGGACAGTGATTCACCGGGTGACAAGATTTACATCAGTGAAACTGGATTATGTTTACAGGTTCGTCTACTCTAACAGATTACTGTACAAGGATAATTAATACGTCAGAATTGATAATAACCTTATTTcaccgaaaaaatatatattctctcttttttttaatctatcatATCCGCACTCTCTGACTTTCAGCGAGCCCTTGGATAAAAACTGCTAGCTAAATCTACCGTTAGGGAAAAACTACAATACGTATAATGTACATAAAATGCTGCACCCACCATACCAGTTGGCCTTTGGCAATATTTTGCTCGTCGTATCGCAGAGCTTTTGCTGTTGTGGAGGAAGTTGCCGACGTGCTGAAGACGGATATCCCATTCGGGTGGTATATCTGTCTAGAACTGTGGCTCTACAGTGCAGGGGTTGCGGTGGACCGGACGAAGGTGTGCATGATGGCATGACTACGTGGTGAGACGGTGATCCTCACACCAAACTGTATTCATGGTCGTCGGGGCTAAACGACGATTATAAACTAGTAAGGCTGGGGCATGCCAGAGCATAGTACACACGGTGGGGTCGTGGTAGTGCTAGGCAACGACCCTACATAGTGGGGTCGTCGTCGGAGAGGATGTTTTCCTGGGCGGCAGCGTCATCGAAGGTGTCTGCTGAGTTGCTGGCCAGGTATTGGTCGGTTAGTACCTCGTCATACTCCTCTTCCTCGACCATGGGGCACTGGATACACCTGCAGACGACCAGAGAATGttttaggtggtggtggtggtgtttcttCTCTCGCACTAACATCAATTAGGTTCTCCACATGAGTATTAGGGCCAATTACGTTATTATCAATGTCTCAGACTGCTGTTAACATCCGTTAAGGTTTCACAGTGGATCCAGACATCAGTCAAATGTGTCAGGCTAATTGTTAACATTGGTAAAGTACTCGCACTAATGCTAACAATAAGGAGCTTTTCATGACTTAAGAAAATGCCTAataaatctaagaattttgttcgcctttaTCTGCTCACTTGGCTTTGGGTTACAAGAAATTATCACACCAAAATCTTTCTCCTTACATACTTTTGTATCTCATACCGTAGCTTGTATTTTCGTTTTGACTAATGATGCGTAAACCTTATCTCTTATCGATATCAAATTAATCCATTTGCCCCTTGAAAGATTTAGTCCATAAGTTGTCTACgttagtttgaagctgtagacattgGATGTTTTGTAGGTTTACTTCTCAGTTTAGTATCACCAGCGAATTTTGGTCCTATAAATGATTTACATCCTTGTCTAGAATGATGGTTTATAAGAAAATAACGTATTAAGGGCCATAACTTCGCTTATCTCCACAACTTATCCCCTGCCAACAGAACTGGACTTGAGAAATATTAATTCGCAACTCTAGTTTTTGTCAGTTTTCATTGTGACTTCAGAACAAGCTAGTGCTCTTCCTAAATCACATGCAAACTTTTGTCAGAAAATACATATATCTGATTTCAACTCTGAACCAAGTTCTTTGAACAAAGACTAATGAAAGACTAAAGAAACTGTTGACGTGTTGATATATTCCAATAATTTCCGGGGACATTTACTCCTATGGTGAGGACGATTTGCTTTGTTCTTCAAATTATTCCAGGTGGCTTGTTAAGACTGAGTGGTATGAAGGATGAATTACACTGTGAAAGCTATGACTGCAGGCTGAGTGGTATGTGTGGACTGACCTGCTCTCGTTGACGCCATAGTTGATGCAGTAGCTGCCCACACACTCGCAGCAACCGTCGAAGAACCACCTGTAGGCGGCGGCGCCGGTGGAGATGCAGGTGCTCTTACACTTGCTGCCAGAGATGCACTGCGACCAGTACATCACCGTGCAGTTCATCGTCACTTGCTCAATCTGCGCCGTGTCCTGGGGGTGTGCCACTGCGGTAGGAGGAGATAACTTAGTGTTTGGCTGACAATGATCAGGCCCTGAGGTAATGGTCTGGGGCAGAACATTATTACAACAGCAATATCGAATGCACTTCCTAGTTATATTGCCACACACGCCAAAGTCCTCTACATCCGAAACCCCGATAGCTGAATCCTTCTCTCGGCCACTTACTTCGGCCTCGTTCCTTTACCTGTGAGGTACCTTCATACAAGTGCGCACATTAATGAGGCGTTCCAGACTAACTGTAAAGTCACTGGTCTGCTTCAAACTTCCTGTTCATGAAGTACCTTCCTTTCCCCACGCTAGACCCCTTTCAGTAATGTAACTCTATGGTTTGAGCTGTCTTCCCCAGGCAGTACGGTCTGAGCTATCTTCCCCTGACGTGTTTACCTACAGCATACCCACCGTTCTCTCAGCACGAAAGTAATCTTTGATCGAGTTACCCACAGACACATGCTGCCCCTGCGGATAATATTGGCCGACCAGGTTTACAGAGCCATCAAACACACCAACTTACCCAGTTTATATTTGCTCTTGTCGAGGGTGGTGGTGTCTATATCAGAGAGGGCGACGTCGATAGGGAAAGCCATGGAGGTCCAGCGGAGGAGCGGGTCTTTCTCCTCGGTTAGCGCCTGGAACAACTGCTGGAATGGCTCGAGGAGGTCACCCACCTGGGAATCCGTCTTGTCCAGCACCTGGTTCCAAGGTTCACACATACCtgcatcacacagacacacacagagggatagtAGGGTGAGCTCTCAAGCTCCGATATGAAATCTCAGTCATGcgcatgggtgtgtatgtttctgtgtgcatGTTCGTTAGCTGTACGGACAGCAAGCTATTGTCCAGCTTATCTCTGTAGCTCATATATTAGATTTTGGATTATTGACAGTCCTCTGTCCTTATTCAGTACaagagacttgtgtgtgtgtgtacattggagTACGCCCTTAGAAACATTGAGACATTTCAACATGCATACCCACAGGATATGAAATGAATCTACATCACTACAGTAACAATACAATCTAAGCTCATGTAAATTTTTGGTTATGAGGGGCCATATATCTGCAACTCTCTGACTAAACTTATCAAAACTTGTTGCTGTGGCTCGAGGAATATTGTTTAGATTATGACCAACATTCAAAGTGGAGAGAAGGGAAAATGGGTAAGTACGTACATATGCTGCTCCCTTGAAAGAAATGTGTGAAGAATCTAAGACTGGAAATGTTTAGAATGACAAGAAAGGCATAAACAAAACCAAAATATGCAACTATGCTTATTGTGACCAGTGATACGAGAATAATGAACTAGATGTTCCGAGTTGAAActgggagagtaagagagagaggagcagtgaTGGTCGAGCGGACTGACCCAGACATGAGCAGCACTCGGTATACAGGTAACCCAGGCATTTGGCGCAGTTCCTGCAGCAGGTGCAGTTGTTCTCTGGGGAGTTGATCAGGTCACACTTGCAGGCCTGCGTCAACATGCACTTGCTCACTATACTGGCGCATACCACCTCATTACACGTCCACACCGTCGGCaagcccacacacaccactaccaggcCCAACCATGCGGCCCTGGACCACCACATCTGTGAAAGGAACCAACTGATGAACAGACAGACAATCGGTGTAGGTCGTCAGTGTGTGACTGTATACCaaacccaaaagaaggaacagagaagggggctaagtgaggattttccctctaaggctcggttttctgttcttgatgctaccttgctaaagcgggaaatggcaaatatgtatatatatatatatatatatatatatatatatatatatatatatatatatatatatatatatatatatatatatatatatcatgataatgataataatggtaaagaAAGGTAAAGTTTGAAGTAAACAGATGAATCTGACATGTATAGATATAAAGATTTACATACTTATATGTATAGACATGTACGAAATGAATATGAATCCTTATGAATAACATGTTCAAGGTAAACCTACTGCTCTGTATGAGCAAGAagaaactaaacacacacacacaacgcatgtCGGGGAGCCTTcttaaaatgggttgaggtcaccagcagagTAGCGCAGATTCTGTCCTGGAGCCATTACGTTTCTGAACCTATGTGATTGTCACGAAGGTCATGAGAGGAGTGTAAAGCCCGAGGGACTGCATTAGTTCATAAAGGGACCTAAACAGATATACCTTATCAGCCAATCGTCAAATGACAGACAACGCAATGGGGAACTTCctgcgaggctgcatcatcgtcactGGTCGAAAACACTAGGGCGTTATTGAGGACCTTCCCGCTCCTTTGTGGACCCCAGAAAGGGTTCCTGAGGCTGCACAtattattaatgatagtaatggtaacAAGAACCTTTCACCTGACTGTCTTGGCACTTAGGGGAAATGCTGTGACTGAAGTGTAAGGCCGCCTGTCCTTGGCTAGCCTAGAGCAACTGACCATCAACCCAAATATGTTACCAAATGAGCTCCCATATTTCCTGGAGGATCTTGTTCTGATATGTATTATGATGTACATTACGAGACATGTATTACGATATACATTACGAGACATTCATTATATACGATTTTACATATGCCTCATGATAAACATTACGAAATACAAAATATACTTACGTTAACAAAATGCGAATAACGAATTAGAATGCAATACGTATTCGAAGTAACATATCTCATCCATTTCatactgaagaaaaagaaaaggttttggCATACCACCCTTGCCCCATACGTGCTgagcagggcacacacacacacacacacacacgcggggaaGCAAGTTTTTCATGGTACTGAAGGCGTCGTGCGCTCCACATGCTGCACAGTGTACTGAAGGAGGGGCGGCAGGTGGGGTTGCCGAGAGACCATAAGTGAGTCAGTATAGAGCTCACGGATGACCCTCACTGTTCGCAAGTTCCCTCCCGTCTGCCCGGGTCCACCATTAACCGTTGTTCGTCCACGTATTCTCTGGTGGTTGGCAGCGATGGCGTTAACTGTAGATCCAGTAATGAAGCGCGCCAGCAGGGAGACGCCGCACCCTTAAATATCAGACGTGCGTCGAGATGATAAACAACTAAAGTTGTCCTACTTACCTTTGCTGGTTTGAATGGGGAAGGCGATATAGGCGGTGGGTAAGCCTACCCAGGCGTCACTGTAGGTGTCCACGAGACTGGCCGCTCACTGTAGAGCTAGGGGACGTGCGGGATGTAGCAGGGTAAGGGATAAACACAGAGGGCGACACCTGGCAGCACGCCACCTGAGGACGGAGCGACGGATCTTCTGGCTCTCCAGACCGCAGGTGAAGCCAGGTGCTGAAGGGCGTTCACAGCTGCCATATCGCGCTAAGTAACTCAATATTCCACCTTTACATCGCCTCACACCGCCGTATGCAGTCTGAAGAACTGGGTCGTATTGTTTCGTTAAACGAAAACAACTCAGTTCAAGAAGCTATGCAAGAGTACGGGATGATTATATAACGATTTAAGGCAACAAATTCTGCAGGACACGACAGTGGCTGCGGTACCTGGGAGAAGCCTGGGGCAAAGTGGACTCCAGCCAATCACAATACTTCGTACGGTGCCCAGTGACGTCACTTGGCCGGAATGAATGAGCTGCATTCAATATAAAACTGTGGCTTCAGACTGGCAGATCTGCCGTGCTTCCTTACAACGCACAATGCTATCAAATACGACCCTGAGGTAGACTATCAGATACACCCATATACCTGCCCAAGGCGCGGGAGGTAAACACGCGGCAATGTTTGACAACATAGGAAAAGTGAAAgttgttattcacatttgcttctTCAGGATTTGAGGAAGCGAAGTGAGAGACAATAAGTGAACGTGGTTAGTGTTTGAGAAATGCCTTGTGGCTGGTCCTGGGTTATGTACCCTTTCCTTATCCCACACCACTGTTCTTGTCCACACCACTGGTCGACCTGTCCAGTTTCCAGCCCACACCACTGGTCGACCTCTCCAGCTTCCAGCCCACACCACTGGTCGACCTGTCTAGTTTCCAGCCCACACCACTGGTCGACCTGTCCAGCTTCCAGCCCATACCACTGGCCTATCTACCCACCCTCCAGCCCGTATGAAGACTAAGGAAGAGCCAAGCCAAAATCAGGCGGTCATTGTTGGATATGGGATAGTTGAGAAAGAGGGTCTGGTGATTGGTTCATTTATGGAATGAGACCGTCCAAGGTGGTTAGGGATGCGCTTTATAAAGTGTCACATCTTACATTGCTCAGCAGACTTGGTGCTTATATAATATAGACGATCTAATTCTTTGTTCAGACGACCTTGATGCTGGAGTGTGTTCTTGGTTGGGAAAGTAACTCTGACAGTTATCCAGTTATTCAGGAGGATTCTTGTTTACGCAATTGCAAAAGAGTAATGATTTTTCCTGAGAATACAAATGGAAAGCGTAATACAACTCCTTCGAGAGAGGTTATTTTGTTTTATAAAAGGATTCATCGATTTCTAACACTTATTTACTTCTAATTCTTTGGGAATTTCCTCATGAGATTTCAAGTGAGGAGAGGGATATATGAAAAACAGGTGTTGTTTATGGTATAGCCAATttgctcatgatttttttttcccgtaaTAAAACATCAAGATCAATAAAAGGCGGTTTCCTTTATTCCTTGATGATAAAGCATTTATCAGTTATTGTTACGGATGCCCACAGAGGGGAGTGATTTATACTCCCGAAGTTCTACGGATGGTTAAGGCAACCTGGTGAACTGAGAGCAGGCTTATCCAAACCCtgggattaacacacacacacacacacacacacacacacacacacacacacacacacacacacacacaacatcaaaacctacttttctttttttcttagactGCCTGTCAGTTGGTGAGGTGCGTAAACCTCCTGGCACCGTGCAGCACCAACTGTGCTGGGCTACTGAGACACTATGGATCACTATGGTGGCACAGCGCAGCATCAAGATGGCAGTGTGCAGCACCAAGGTGGCACTGCGAAGCACCACTGTACCGCCTGAGCATTTGAACCGACTTATGACGCAATCAACATGTGTGATGAGAATGAAGCAGTAGATGTCTTTCATTTCGATTCTCACACAACATGCGGTAAACTTACCACTCTACGATTACTCGCCAAAGTTAAGTAGCATGATTCACGTGGTCAGAAAGTTGGCTGACTGGTCGTCTTCACGTGGTCAGAAAGTTGGCTGACTGGTCGTCAATAAAGAGTAATAGTAGTGATTGGCTGGTAAGCCTCATACTTGTTAGACGTAAGAaggggtgtgccacagggatcagtcttgggtccTGGCGTATATATGTGTTGACAGTTGTGTCGTGCTGTGctgaaagatatcaaaattcgcagacAACTTTCATTAAGAGATACAGCATCAAAAGAAACTGAAAGTCTGCCTGTGGAAGCTGTTTCAGACACGCTGACAAGTGACAAATGTATTTTAATATCGATCAGAGCAGTATTCACATATCGCGGTAGACTTAGGAAAGACGAGCTATAGAATGAACGCTGTTTGAGGTACATATTATGAATGAGGCAAAAGGTGTAGTGGTACTACAGTTTGAAGTCTGCTTGCTGCACCTAtagtaaataaagaagatatgtaATGATTTTCAGTAACTTATAACTAAGTGACCAGGTCTATTGCTGTTTGCATGCCTTTGTGTTCCTTAGTATAATCGTCTACTGACTATCTAGGTACAGTTGATCTGGATCTCCAGTAATAGGGTTTAAACCTTCATCAATGATCGAAATTCTATTGAATTTTCAAGAAAGCAATTATAATATAGATTGAGACACGAACCTGAGCTGCTGCAGCTGGTTGATCTCCAGCGGCCACTTGTCAAGTTCTCGCCTCTAaccttcactcatatatatatatatatatatatatatatatatatatatatatatatatatatatatatatatatattccatcggCTTGTCTCGTGGGAAGTGCAGACGTATGAACATAAACACGAGTGTAATTAGGACCATCATGTTTACGTTTCCAAACGCCCTCGTTTCATCGTCAAAATCAAGAATGGACAGAATCTCAAACAATATTAGAAAGATAAATTTGATGTCAagaatatttgatgatatgtaaatgataataagtaaatgtatatatacctaaTAAACCTACACACAAATCCCAGTGAATTTGAACAAAAACGGGTGAATTGAATTTCGACTAAAAAGTTGATAATCATGTAGAACACTAAACATAGTCTATCAATCATAAATCAAAAGTATACAAAAAATATCACGTctaaaaatgattaaaaaaacgaaaaatattcCAACATCCGACCAGTGATTGACCATTTCCTATGTTTTTTAGCATAAGCTTAGTAGAACACTGAAAAGTACCAGTGAAAGGTGTGTATTTTGTAAGTATGTAATACTTCCATGATGAGGAGGTCATGCTGTCATGCACTCTAGCTCAGTAAGGAAAACAGGGAGTCATGGACCAAGGACCACAAAGATAGGAAAACTCACTTGAAAGGAGCAGAAACAGTTGTGACAGTTGTGTACTAAAAGAGTGCCACATACTTCCATCTATTAAACGGGCGGTAAATAAAGTTCTAAGATAAGATTGTTATACTTGAATGTtatattattcatcattcatGGGCAATTCATTATTAGTTTTTGCAAATTGCCTATTTCTTTCAGCTTTTAATGTATAACTAAAATTTCATTCTTGCAATACTTTATCCGACATGCACTATTTTAAATATACTTTCACTGTGTACTGCAATGATGTTTATAAGTTGCGTTTCGAAGTCTAAAGCtgtttccctctaaggctcagtccttcatgctacctcgttaactcgggagatggcgaatacgtgtaaaaaaagatttttgcatCTTACCACCCGACTGGCTAGATGATGGGATCCTCATTTGAGAGTCTCATGACTCTCACAGATCTGGAATGATTAATGGAGCCATGACTTCTTGAGGAAGACATGAGGGCTTCTCTGAGTAACggcaggtgtgggtgggaggtgagtgatgaggcaggtgtgaggagaaTCACTTCCAGAGGTGACTAGTGGActagtgaggcaggtgtgaggtttAGTTATGAAGGTGAGTAGTTAG
The nucleotide sequence above comes from Panulirus ornatus isolate Po-2019 chromosome 68, ASM3632096v1, whole genome shotgun sequence. Encoded proteins:
- the LOC139747249 gene encoding twisted gastrulation protein homolog 1-A-like — translated: MWWSRAAWLGLVVVCVGLPTVWTCNEVVCASIVSKCMLTQACKCDLINSPENNCTCCRNCAKCLGYLYTECCSCLGMCEPWNQVLDKTDSQVGDLLEPFQQLFQALTEEKDPLLRWTSMAFPIDVALSDIDTTTLDKSKYKLVAHPQDTAQIEQVTMNCTVMYWSQCISGSKCKSTCISTGAAAYRWFFDGCCECVGSYCINYGVNESRCIQCPMVEEEEYDEVLTDQYLASNSADTFDDAAAQENILSDDDPTM